One part of the Ziziphus jujuba cultivar Dongzao chromosome 2, ASM3175591v1 genome encodes these proteins:
- the LOC107418855 gene encoding transcription factor TCP18: MMFPSNSCNGDDQAFFYRTFLTNNDTNNIIPNSKQQQQQQQDPLLPLPLPSPSSLSSFFYLPSPFEEEEEEVVHHDLLLQNQPDLVFQSHHELLASEKTVSNKSPTTTTSTMVEYSSSDVAAAMKTTTTMNIQNHIMTGREQNNVTELVQQQQLQQQIPRKRSCKRDRHSKINTARGPRDRRMRLSLEVARKFFGLQDMLGFDKASKTVAWLLIQAKSEIKKLARELKKQPSSCSAAGTKSSTTCSTSECEVVSGTDEVALIDGGDDDDDHHRRCGRKSSSSSAKEMMKKKKKSRQLSRKNAFDPLARESRDKARARARERTREREKLRRLVGGDESKVCDHEATNNNQENPCRLGSSWSPFEFETGEESGTQSQNMNPTNSLAEDMVDDDSLVIMQGKWSPSSIFNSLQSTGISQEHQFSDLQFFGKPWDICNTHNLC; this comes from the exons ATGATGTTTCCATCAAACAGTTGCAATGGAGACGACCAAGCTTTTTTCTATAGGACTTTTCTTACTAATAATGACACCAACAATATCATCCCCAATtccaaacaacaacaacaacaacaacaagatcctcttcttcctcttcctcttccttctccaagttCTTTGTCGAGTTTTTTCTACCTTCCCTCTccttttgaagaagaagaagaagaagtagttCATCATGACCTTCTTCTTCAAAACCAACCTGACTTGGTATTCCAGTCCCATCATGAACTACTAGCTTCTGAAAAAACTGTAAGTAATAAGAGTCCAACTACTACTACTAGTACTATGGTGGAGTACTCCTCATCCGATGTGGCGGCGGCGATGAAGACGACCACGACAATGAACATTCAGAATCACATCATGACTGGTAGAGAGCAAAACAATGTGACTGAATTagtacaacaacaacaactacaACAACAGATCCCAAGAAAAAGATCCTGCAAGAGGGATCGGCACAGCAAGATCAACACTGCTCGAGGACCGAGAGATCGGCGAATGAGGCTGTCACTCGAAGTTGCTCGTAAGTTTTTCGGGCTGCAAGACATGCTTGGGTTCGACAAGGCCAGCAAAACCGTCGCGTGGTTGCTGATACAGGCCAAATCCGAAATCAAGAAGCTGGCAAGGGAGTTGAAGAAACAGCCAAGCAGTTGTAGTGCAGCTGGCACCAAAAGCTCCACTACCTGTTCCACTTCCGAGTGTGAAGTCGTATCCGGCACCGACGAGGTGGCATTAATCGAcggtggtgatgatgatgatgatcatcacCGCCGATGCGGGCGTAAATCTTCATCATCCTCGGCGAaagagatgatgaagaagaaaaagaagagcaGGCAATTGTCAAGGAAGAATGCATTTGATCCCCTTGCAAGGGAATCAAGGGACAAGGCTAGAGCAAGGGCAAGGGAGAGGACAAGGGAAAGAGAGAAATTGAGAAGGTTGGTAGGTGGTGATGAATCAAAGGTATGTGATCATGAAGCTACAAACAATAACCAAGAGAATCCCTGCCGATTAGGTTCTTCTTGGAGTCCGTTCGAGTTCGAGACCGGGGAAGAATCAGGAACACAAAGCCAAAACATGAATCCTACTAATTCATTGGCTGAGGACATGGTTGATGATGATTCTTTGGTGATTATGCAGGGAAAGTGGAGCCCATCTTCCATTTTCAACTCCCTGCAAAGCACTGGAATTTCCCAAGAG CATCAGTTTTCAGACCTTCAGTTCTTTGGCAAACCATGGGACATCTGCAACACCCATAACCTATGCTAA